One genomic window of Verrucomicrobiia bacterium includes the following:
- a CDS encoding outer membrane lipoprotein carrier protein LolA: MQVRCGLLVFSLLLSVFDARAADTNSVLNGWLAAQTNLQSWSADFTQTRTLKVLTRPLLATGHLWFAPPNRFRWELQSPSQTIALRDADEMWVIYPKLKRAERYPVNAKSAGEWRDALALLEAGFPRTRADLEARFKIRSLTETNGTWQLELQPNSAFARKLMQEVVIGLATNDYTLKSTEMVFVDGSRMRNDFTNGVMNSGFDASVFQWKPTPEFKVVEPLGQ, encoded by the coding sequence TTGCAGGTTCGCTGCGGGCTGCTGGTTTTTTCCCTGCTGCTCTCCGTCTTCGACGCCCGCGCCGCGGACACCAACTCCGTCCTCAATGGATGGCTCGCCGCGCAGACGAATCTCCAGAGTTGGAGCGCCGACTTCACCCAGACCCGCACGCTCAAGGTGCTCACGCGCCCGCTCCTCGCGACCGGCCACCTGTGGTTCGCGCCACCCAACCGCTTTCGCTGGGAATTGCAATCGCCCTCCCAAACCATCGCGCTGCGCGACGCGGATGAAATGTGGGTGATTTATCCGAAGCTCAAGCGCGCCGAGCGTTACCCGGTCAACGCCAAGTCCGCCGGCGAATGGCGCGACGCGCTGGCGCTGCTCGAAGCCGGTTTTCCGCGCACGCGGGCCGACCTGGAAGCGCGCTTCAAAATCCGGTCGCTCACGGAAACCAACGGCACGTGGCAGTTGGAACTGCAGCCGAACAGCGCCTTTGCGCGCAAGCTGATGCAAGAGGTGGTCATCGGCCTGGCCACGAATGATTACACGCTGAAGTCCACGGAAATGGTCTTCGTGGACGGCTCGCGGATGCGCAACGACTTTACGAACGGCGTCATGAACTCCGGCTTCGACGCCTCGGTTTTCCAATGGAAACCGACGCCGGAATTCAAGGTGGTCGAACCTCTGGGCCAATGA
- a CDS encoding NAD(P)/FAD-dependent oxidoreductase: MTSDSFDVIIIGGGPGGSSTASYLTRAGRRVLLLEKEVFPRFHIGESLLPYNQPILRELGVLDEIAAAGFPRKTGAQFRLGNGRGSTQFVFAQGRFTREPETVQVERAVFDHILLKNARKLGADVREGWSVQRFTSQPDGVSIEARDPAGTTRQFQAKFLVDASGRANLTGNQEGLREIHPKHRKLAIFGHFTGVARDPGERGGDTIIVRLDNKWFWVIPVSAEKTSVGLVIDSDEFAAANQPPADLFQHWVKLSPPMAQCMAETKLLGTIQTTSDFSYHNRQFTGHRLLRVGDAAGFMDPIFSAGVFLAMWSGKLAAEVITEAIARNNDGRRRARQYEKRLHKAMRFYWRMVENYYTQPFMELFLQPRNHYDLPAAVNAMLAGELEAGWSVRWRLEYFFLLVKLQSRWPLVPRLSFALGVPRKPVKVAPKAAA, from the coding sequence ATGACCAGTGACAGTTTTGACGTGATCATCATCGGCGGCGGTCCGGGCGGCAGCAGCACGGCCTCCTATCTGACCCGCGCCGGACGGCGGGTGCTCCTGCTCGAAAAGGAGGTTTTCCCGCGCTTCCACATCGGTGAATCGCTGCTGCCCTACAACCAGCCCATTTTGCGCGAGCTCGGCGTGCTGGATGAAATTGCCGCCGCCGGTTTTCCGCGCAAAACCGGCGCCCAATTTCGCCTCGGCAACGGCCGCGGCTCCACCCAGTTCGTGTTCGCGCAAGGCCGTTTCACGCGGGAACCGGAAACCGTGCAGGTCGAGCGCGCCGTGTTTGATCACATCCTGTTGAAGAACGCGCGCAAACTGGGCGCGGACGTGCGCGAAGGCTGGAGCGTGCAGCGCTTCACCTCCCAACCGGACGGCGTGTCCATCGAAGCGCGCGATCCCGCCGGCACTACACGGCAGTTTCAGGCGAAGTTCCTCGTCGATGCCAGCGGTCGGGCCAACCTGACGGGCAATCAGGAGGGGCTGCGCGAAATCCATCCGAAACACCGCAAGCTGGCCATCTTCGGTCATTTCACCGGCGTCGCCCGCGATCCCGGCGAACGCGGCGGCGACACCATCATCGTGCGCCTGGACAACAAATGGTTCTGGGTCATTCCGGTTTCGGCGGAAAAGACCAGCGTTGGCCTGGTCATCGACAGCGACGAGTTCGCTGCGGCCAACCAGCCGCCCGCCGACCTGTTCCAGCACTGGGTCAAACTCAGTCCGCCCATGGCCCAGTGCATGGCTGAAACGAAATTGCTCGGCACCATCCAAACCACCAGCGACTTCAGCTATCACAACCGGCAGTTCACCGGACACCGGCTGCTGCGCGTGGGCGACGCCGCGGGGTTCATGGACCCGATTTTTTCTGCGGGCGTATTTCTCGCCATGTGGTCGGGCAAGCTCGCCGCTGAAGTCATCACCGAAGCCATCGCCCGCAACAACGACGGCCGGCGCCGCGCGCGGCAATACGAGAAGCGTCTGCACAAGGCGATGCGCTTCTACTGGCGCATGGTCGAGAATTACTACACGCAGCCCTTCATGGAACTGTTCCTCCAGCCGCGCAACCATTACGATCTGCCGGCGGCAGTCAACGCGATGCTGGCCGGCGAACTCGAAGCCGGCTGGTCGGTGCGCTGGCGGCTCGAATATTTTTTTCTGCTCGTGAAATTGCAGTCCCGCTGGCCGCTGGTGCCGCGCCTGTCGTTTGCGCTCGGTGTGCCCCGCAAACCGGTCAAGGTTGCCCCCAAGGCGGCCGCCTGA
- a CDS encoding class I adenylate-forming enzyme family protein — translation MLYERWGRIAVQFRDEIALRDLAGERLWTFGELHRLGETWLVPDAPVVYPQGNQPEFIFTLLAAWRRGKPACPLETEQTPPAIGALPAGCEHLKITSGTTGATRCICFTGAQLAADAANIVATMGLRREWPNLGLISLAHSYGFSNLVLPLLLHGIPLVLVPAPLPEALRQAVAAHPAVTVAAVPALWRAWHEAGALNPGIRLAISAGALLPTTLERAVFAGTGIKLHNFYGSSECGGIAYDASETPRPDDALAGTPLRNVTLSVNETGCLTVRSAAVGETYWPEPAAGLGRGEFVTSDLVELVGDQVFLRGRASDLINVAGRKLSPATVEQVLSRHPAVRDCLVFGVASQAADRGEHIVACVQVSRDTTVTELRQFLLAQLPAWQVPREWQFVASLSANQRGKISRAEWRRRYLAR, via the coding sequence ATGCTTTACGAACGCTGGGGCCGCATCGCCGTCCAGTTTCGGGACGAAATCGCCCTGCGCGATTTGGCCGGCGAACGGCTTTGGACTTTTGGCGAGCTGCATCGCCTGGGCGAAACCTGGCTGGTGCCGGACGCGCCGGTCGTCTATCCGCAGGGGAACCAGCCGGAATTCATTTTCACCCTGCTGGCTGCGTGGCGCCGGGGGAAACCCGCGTGTCCGTTGGAAACGGAGCAAACCCCGCCGGCCATCGGCGCGTTGCCCGCGGGTTGCGAACATTTGAAAATCACTTCGGGCACGACCGGCGCCACGCGGTGCATTTGCTTCACCGGCGCGCAACTGGCGGCAGACGCCGCGAACATTGTGGCCACCATGGGACTGCGCCGGGAATGGCCCAACCTCGGCCTCATTTCGCTCGCGCATTCCTATGGTTTCTCCAATCTCGTGCTGCCGCTGCTCCTGCACGGCATTCCGCTGGTGCTCGTTCCCGCGCCACTTCCCGAAGCCCTGCGCCAGGCGGTCGCGGCGCACCCGGCGGTCACCGTCGCCGCCGTGCCGGCCTTGTGGCGGGCGTGGCACGAGGCCGGAGCGCTCAACCCCGGCATCCGGCTCGCCATTTCGGCCGGCGCACTGTTGCCCACGACGCTGGAGCGCGCCGTGTTTGCCGGAACCGGCATCAAACTCCACAACTTTTACGGCTCCAGCGAATGCGGCGGCATCGCCTACGACGCCAGCGAAACGCCGCGCCCGGATGACGCGCTGGCCGGCACGCCGCTGCGTAACGTGACGCTGTCGGTGAACGAAACGGGCTGCCTGACCGTTCGCAGCGCGGCCGTGGGCGAAACGTATTGGCCCGAACCCGCTGCAGGCCTGGGGCGCGGCGAATTTGTCACGTCCGATTTGGTGGAACTGGTCGGTGACCAGGTTTTCCTGCGCGGACGGGCCAGCGATTTGATCAACGTCGCGGGCCGCAAACTCTCGCCTGCCACGGTCGAGCAGGTGTTGAGCCGGCACCCGGCCGTGCGCGACTGCCTCGTCTTTGGCGTTGCGAGCCAGGCGGCAGACCGGGGCGAGCACATTGTGGCCTGTGTGCAGGTGAGCCGGGACACGACCGTGACGGAGCTGCGGCAATTCCTGCTCGCGCAATTGCCGGCCTGGCAGGTGCCGCGCGAATGGCAGTTCGTGGCTTCACTGTCTGCCAACCAGCGCGGCAAAATCTCGCGCGCCGAATGGCGGAGACGCTACCTGGCACGTTGA
- a CDS encoding PEGA domain-containing protein: MNINFYCVGLASLAIAPDFCGCATSAGSKADRGPDGTIAYKVEVESSTPGARIEVNDDYIGKTPLILTIYGDRDGTFHNFGSHDYVIRAFPVSTNQYPQTKVFRTGGWFSEEDRIPGHIFFDMEQQNSGFSIDLKPRY; the protein is encoded by the coding sequence ATGAACATCAACTTTTATTGTGTCGGATTGGCGTCATTGGCAATCGCGCCAGATTTTTGCGGGTGTGCCACGAGTGCGGGTTCCAAGGCAGACCGAGGCCCTGACGGAACAATCGCCTACAAGGTGGAGGTTGAGTCTTCAACTCCGGGTGCCCGCATTGAAGTGAACGATGACTACATTGGCAAGACGCCCCTGATTTTGACCATCTATGGCGATCGCGATGGCACATTCCACAATTTTGGGAGCCATGACTACGTCATCCGCGCGTTTCCGGTCTCAACCAACCAGTATCCGCAAACCAAGGTGTTTCGCACCGGGGGGTGGTTTTCCGAGGAAGATCGGATCCCCGGCCACATCTTTTTTGACATGGAACAGCAGAACAGTGGCTTTTCCATTGATCTGAAACCACGATACTGA
- the feoB gene encoding ferrous iron transport protein B, producing MNAPTPDGTAPRPSPLHNGPLYIALTGNPNCGKTTLFNALTGLRAKVGNYAGVTVERKEGKLLGAPEGADLRIIDLPGTYSLAPQSLDEQVSRDVLLNRLPELPPPELVVVVVDASNLQRNLYYATQVIELGKRTILALNMVDVAEANGHHIDVVALSEQLGVPVWPIVASVGTGIPELRSDIVRTLRQPAPAAAKKFCPLPAMLEQEVEALAGRLRELQPTAPAQAWAEALLVLTNERVLAAIGDGYPPTLHAAVAAARERLDKAELDWRSAAIEARYACVSEIQAGVTTQVTVSGETLSDRLDRVLTHKVWGTLIFVAIMGLMFQSIFTFAHYPMDALQAVVDWAAAQVKNTIPPGELNSLLSDGVVAGVGAVIVFLPQILLLFLFIGFLEDTGYMARAAFLMDRLMSRVGLHGKSFIPMLSSFACAIPGIMATRTIETPKDRLVTILVAPLMSCSARLPVYTLLIAACIPNIKVFGVLRLAGLTMLGMYLLGIIVALLMAWFFKKTLLRGETPMLILELPPYKMPLFKVVLRHMWDRSKLFLRRAGTVILGINILLWFLATYPKNATVEKTLEGQRLAVATRLFPDVKDAAQLARKADEALTFEVSEPTNALNLAMGAKAVHPPAKPDQPPAIVYFWSRSQVEDLEHLKELSHKLAGEQLRHSFAGRIGRLIEPVIAPLGFDWKMGIGIVSSFAAREVFVSTMATVYNVGQSADEDTTTKNLAKTLQAQQHPDGTPIYTTLTGLTLMVFYVFALQCVSTVAIVRRETNSWKWPFIQWLYMGLLAWGLAFAMRHIGLWLGLH from the coding sequence ATGAATGCTCCGACGCCAGACGGAACCGCCCCCCGCCCTTCGCCACTCCACAACGGCCCGCTCTACATTGCGCTCACGGGGAATCCGAACTGCGGCAAGACCACGCTGTTCAACGCGCTGACCGGCCTGCGCGCCAAGGTGGGCAATTACGCCGGGGTCACCGTCGAACGCAAGGAAGGCAAGCTGCTCGGCGCCCCCGAAGGCGCAGACCTCCGCATCATCGATCTGCCCGGCACCTACAGCCTCGCGCCGCAATCGCTCGACGAACAGGTTTCGCGCGACGTGCTCCTGAACCGCCTGCCGGAACTGCCTCCGCCCGAACTTGTGGTCGTGGTAGTGGACGCGTCCAATCTTCAGCGCAACCTCTACTACGCCACGCAGGTCATCGAACTGGGCAAGCGCACGATTCTCGCGCTGAACATGGTGGATGTGGCCGAAGCCAACGGCCATCACATCGACGTCGTGGCCTTGTCCGAACAATTGGGCGTTCCGGTCTGGCCCATCGTGGCCAGCGTTGGCACCGGTATTCCGGAATTGCGCTCGGACATCGTCCGGACGTTGCGCCAGCCCGCGCCCGCCGCGGCCAAAAAATTCTGCCCGCTGCCGGCGATGCTGGAGCAGGAGGTGGAAGCCCTTGCCGGACGCCTGCGCGAATTGCAACCCACGGCGCCCGCCCAAGCCTGGGCCGAAGCCTTGCTCGTGCTGACCAACGAGCGCGTTCTGGCCGCCATCGGCGACGGTTATCCGCCCACGCTCCACGCGGCGGTGGCGGCGGCGCGCGAACGCCTCGACAAGGCTGAACTGGACTGGCGCAGCGCCGCCATCGAAGCGCGCTACGCGTGCGTTTCGGAAATCCAGGCCGGCGTCACGACGCAGGTCACGGTCAGCGGTGAAACCTTGAGCGACCGCCTCGACCGCGTCCTGACGCACAAGGTCTGGGGCACGCTCATTTTCGTGGCGATCATGGGACTGATGTTCCAGAGCATTTTCACCTTTGCCCATTATCCGATGGACGCACTGCAGGCGGTTGTGGATTGGGCGGCGGCCCAGGTGAAGAACACCATTCCGCCCGGCGAACTGAACAGCCTGCTGTCGGACGGCGTCGTGGCCGGTGTTGGCGCCGTGATCGTCTTCCTGCCGCAGATTTTGCTGCTCTTCCTGTTCATTGGCTTTTTGGAGGACACGGGCTACATGGCGCGCGCGGCGTTTCTCATGGACCGCCTGATGAGTCGCGTTGGCCTGCACGGCAAGAGCTTCATTCCCATGCTGAGTTCCTTCGCCTGCGCGATTCCCGGCATCATGGCCACGCGCACGATTGAAACGCCCAAGGACCGTCTCGTAACCATCCTCGTCGCGCCGCTGATGAGCTGCTCGGCGCGGCTGCCGGTTTACACCTTGCTCATTGCCGCGTGCATTCCGAACATCAAGGTGTTTGGCGTGCTCCGGCTCGCGGGCCTGACGATGCTGGGCATGTATTTGCTCGGCATCATCGTAGCCTTGTTGATGGCCTGGTTCTTCAAGAAAACCCTGCTGCGCGGTGAAACGCCCATGCTCATCCTGGAACTGCCGCCCTACAAGATGCCGCTGTTCAAAGTGGTCCTGCGCCACATGTGGGACCGGTCCAAACTGTTCCTGCGACGCGCGGGAACGGTCATTCTCGGCATCAACATCCTGCTCTGGTTCCTTGCCACGTATCCCAAGAACGCCACCGTGGAGAAAACGCTGGAAGGTCAGCGCCTGGCTGTGGCGACCAGATTGTTTCCGGACGTAAAGGACGCAGCGCAACTCGCGCGCAAGGCGGATGAAGCGCTCACGTTTGAAGTCTCCGAACCCACCAACGCGCTCAACCTCGCCATGGGCGCAAAAGCGGTGCACCCCCCGGCCAAACCAGACCAGCCGCCGGCCATCGTCTATTTTTGGTCACGTTCGCAGGTTGAAGACCTGGAACATCTCAAGGAACTCAGTCATAAACTCGCGGGCGAGCAGTTGCGGCACAGCTTCGCCGGCCGCATCGGCCGCCTGATCGAACCCGTGATTGCGCCGCTCGGTTTTGATTGGAAAATGGGCATCGGCATTGTCAGCTCGTTTGCCGCGCGCGAGGTGTTCGTCAGCACCATGGCGACGGTTTACAATGTGGGACAGTCCGCCGACGAGGACACCACCACGAAGAACCTCGCGAAGACCTTGCAGGCGCAGCAGCACCCCGATGGCACGCCGATTTACACCACCCTGACGGGTCTCACGCTGATGGTCTTCTACGTGTTCGCGCTGCAATGCGTCAGCACCGTTGCCATTGTCCGGCGGGAGACGAACTCCTGGAAATGGCCGTTCATTCAGTGGCTTTACATGGGCCTGCTCGCGTGGGGGCTGGCGTTTGCCATGCGGCACATCGGCCTCTGGCTGGGCCTGCACTGA
- a CDS encoding 3-hydroxyacyl-ACP dehydratase FabZ family protein, whose translation MNHDDLQAALRALPHGPEFRFVDRITRLEPGKAGAGEYTVRGDEPFLRGHFPGDPLMPGVLLVEAGAQLAGVVAQSDPIVGPLPGLKLTALRTVKILGAARPGEVLHIEAVVNGRLGHLIQAQAKVTVGGVLYLSAEITLAGTTA comes from the coding sequence ATGAACCACGACGACTTGCAGGCGGCCCTGCGCGCGCTCCCACATGGACCGGAATTCCGGTTTGTGGACCGCATCACGCGGTTGGAACCCGGGAAGGCGGGCGCCGGCGAATACACCGTGCGCGGCGACGAGCCTTTCTTGCGCGGCCATTTTCCCGGCGATCCGCTGATGCCCGGCGTGCTGCTTGTGGAAGCGGGCGCGCAACTGGCCGGCGTGGTCGCCCAGTCTGATCCAATAGTGGGTCCCCTGCCCGGCCTGAAGTTAACGGCGTTGCGGACGGTAAAAATTCTCGGCGCCGCGCGCCCCGGTGAGGTGCTCCACATCGAAGCTGTGGTGAACGGACGGCTGGGCCATTTGATTCAGGCGCAGGCCAAAGTGACCGTCGGTGGCGTGCTCTATCTGTCGGCGGAGATCACGTTGGCGGGAACGACGGCTTGA
- a CDS encoding MMPL family transporter, giving the protein MKKARWHWAWLCLLLPALAGWLHLRFDAEVLDLLPAQIPAVEGLKRYQEHFANAQDLLVTLTAADAATAAHDAQTLAEALGAHSNLVANVTWQAPWLEHPEQAPELVAYLWLNQPPEVFRALTNRLAPAHWPAILDATREQLATTLSPTDIAQLSYDPYGFTRLPDNVAGMAPNFAQGQSLFASPDGQFRLLFVRPHGELKGYRECTAWLNDVRQITDDALSPAERAGVKIAFTGRPAFVAEISASMRRDMILSCGGTAVIIAILFWFAHRRWKPMLWLLTLLGIILALTLGLGGLFFGTIHVISMGFAAILLGLAVDYAVVHYQEAIAHPDLSVPQIRRAIAPSIFWAAITTIAAFFVLNFGGLPGLAQLGSLVGIGVALSAVVMIFAYLPPLFPERMHGGTATSTASVAASATPARAFLVERTAVWITALLLVACGLILVTGLPAVSGSADTLQPRDSQAYAALNEMKRQLGQTQDPLWVVVAGQTESDVAAKLDHIQPVLETAVSNQWLTSFTLPQSLWPHPANQAANAAAARPLIAQRAALRDALLAGGFSGDAMGLADSVLDTWQRAAATNVFWPTNALCTWVLDKLVARRPNELHAVGILFPATNAPPDAFRSLAAALPHDGVWLSGWELLGGTVLDVVKANLWKLVLPMVALVLLSLWLAFRRPAEILLSLGSLLFSGVLLLSVMKLAGWSWNVLNLMALPLILGTGVDYGIFMQLALRRHGGDLRVARASVGRALLLCGGTAIAGFGMLGLSSNAGMASLGQVCAVGIAGNMLLAVFLLPVWWRKFAPMNVPAQALPSRPSTFYQARVWAAGVTLCRWLPPRLTETVARAAAGTYYWLAPHRREVVAQNLLPLVNHDVTQAHRLARQSFSAFATKLVDLWRYEGGEAVGRRFATWSGWEHFEAAAARGCGVLLVTPHLGNWELGGPFMIERGQKLLVLTQAEPDARLTQLRQESRARWGIETLVVGADAFSFIEIIKRLQEGASVALLVDRPAPQTGVTVELCGQPFQASIAAAELARASGCAIVPVYLVREGRDYTARMLPEVRYDRAAIGNRAARIQLTQEIMRALEPAIRQHAAQWYHFVPVWKKE; this is encoded by the coding sequence ATGAAAAAAGCGCGCTGGCATTGGGCGTGGCTATGCTTGCTGCTCCCGGCTCTCGCGGGCTGGCTGCACCTGCGCTTCGACGCCGAAGTTCTGGATCTGCTGCCTGCCCAAATCCCGGCCGTCGAAGGGCTCAAGCGTTACCAGGAACATTTTGCAAATGCGCAGGACCTGCTCGTCACGCTCACGGCCGCCGATGCCGCCACCGCCGCGCACGATGCCCAGACATTGGCCGAAGCACTCGGAGCCCACAGCAATCTCGTCGCGAACGTGACCTGGCAGGCGCCCTGGCTGGAGCATCCGGAGCAGGCGCCGGAGCTGGTGGCGTATCTCTGGTTGAACCAGCCGCCGGAGGTGTTTCGTGCGCTGACGAACCGCCTCGCCCCCGCCCACTGGCCCGCCATTCTCGACGCCACGCGCGAGCAACTGGCCACCACGCTTTCGCCCACGGACATCGCCCAGCTCAGTTACGATCCCTACGGTTTCACCCGGTTGCCGGACAACGTGGCCGGCATGGCGCCGAACTTTGCGCAAGGGCAGTCGTTGTTCGCCTCACCCGACGGCCAATTCCGGCTGCTGTTCGTCCGGCCGCACGGCGAACTCAAGGGCTACCGTGAATGCACCGCGTGGTTGAACGACGTTCGCCAGATCACCGACGACGCCCTGTCGCCGGCCGAACGAGCCGGAGTGAAAATCGCCTTCACCGGCCGGCCGGCGTTCGTCGCCGAAATTTCGGCCAGCATGCGGCGCGACATGATTTTGTCCTGCGGCGGCACGGCCGTAATCATCGCCATCCTGTTCTGGTTCGCCCACCGGCGGTGGAAACCGATGCTCTGGCTGCTGACGCTGCTGGGCATCATCCTCGCGCTCACGCTCGGGCTGGGCGGATTGTTCTTCGGCACCATTCATGTCATCAGCATGGGCTTCGCGGCAATCCTGCTGGGCCTCGCGGTGGATTATGCCGTGGTGCATTACCAGGAGGCGATCGCCCATCCGGACCTCAGCGTGCCGCAAATCCGCCGGGCCATTGCGCCAAGCATTTTTTGGGCGGCCATCACGACCATCGCGGCCTTTTTCGTCCTGAATTTCGGCGGTCTGCCCGGGCTGGCGCAGCTCGGCTCCCTCGTCGGCATCGGCGTGGCACTCTCGGCGGTGGTCATGATTTTCGCGTATCTGCCGCCGCTCTTTCCGGAACGCATGCACGGCGGAACAGCCACCTCGACGGCATCCGTTGCGGCTTCCGCAACGCCGGCCCGCGCGTTCCTCGTCGAACGCACTGCGGTTTGGATCACGGCGTTGTTGCTGGTGGCGTGCGGACTGATTCTGGTCACGGGATTGCCGGCCGTTTCTGGCAGCGCCGACACGCTGCAACCGCGCGACAGCCAGGCTTACGCGGCGCTGAACGAAATGAAGCGCCAGCTCGGCCAGACGCAGGACCCGCTCTGGGTCGTGGTCGCCGGACAGACGGAAAGCGACGTGGCCGCGAAGCTCGACCATATCCAGCCGGTGCTGGAAACGGCCGTGTCCAATCAGTGGCTAACCAGCTTCACCTTGCCGCAATCGCTGTGGCCGCATCCGGCGAATCAGGCCGCCAACGCCGCCGCGGCCCGTCCGCTCATCGCCCAGCGGGCGGCGTTGCGCGACGCCCTGCTGGCCGGCGGATTTTCCGGCGACGCCATGGGCCTTGCGGATTCCGTGCTCGACACCTGGCAACGCGCCGCCGCCACCAACGTGTTCTGGCCCACCAACGCGCTGTGCACCTGGGTGCTCGACAAACTCGTCGCCCGCAGACCGAACGAACTCCATGCCGTTGGCATTCTGTTTCCCGCCACCAACGCACCGCCCGACGCCTTCCGCTCCCTCGCAGCCGCTTTGCCCCACGACGGCGTGTGGTTGTCCGGCTGGGAACTGCTGGGCGGCACGGTGCTCGACGTGGTGAAGGCCAACCTGTGGAAGCTCGTGCTGCCGATGGTGGCGCTTGTGCTGTTGTCACTCTGGCTCGCGTTCCGGCGGCCGGCGGAAATTCTATTGAGCCTTGGCTCCCTGCTGTTCAGCGGCGTGCTGCTGCTCTCGGTCATGAAACTCGCGGGCTGGTCGTGGAACGTGCTCAATCTGATGGCGCTGCCGCTCATTCTCGGCACCGGCGTGGATTACGGCATCTTCATGCAACTCGCGCTGCGCCGGCACGGCGGGGATTTGCGCGTCGCCCGGGCCTCCGTCGGCCGCGCGCTGCTGCTCTGCGGCGGCACGGCCATCGCCGGCTTCGGCATGCTCGGTCTGTCGAGCAACGCCGGCATGGCCAGCCTCGGCCAGGTCTGTGCCGTGGGCATCGCCGGCAACATGCTGCTCGCCGTATTTCTGCTGCCGGTGTGGTGGCGCAAATTCGCCCCGATGAACGTCCCGGCGCAGGCGCTGCCGTCCCGGCCTTCGACCTTCTATCAAGCCCGGGTGTGGGCGGCGGGCGTCACGCTCTGTCGCTGGCTGCCGCCCCGCCTGACCGAAACCGTCGCCCGCGCGGCGGCGGGAACGTATTACTGGCTCGCCCCGCACCGTCGCGAAGTCGTGGCCCAAAATCTTCTGCCGCTCGTGAATCACGACGTCACGCAGGCACATCGCCTGGCGCGCCAGTCGTTCTCGGCGTTTGCGACAAAGCTGGTTGACCTCTGGCGCTACGAGGGCGGCGAGGCCGTGGGACGCCGCTTCGCCACCTGGAGCGGCTGGGAACATTTTGAAGCCGCCGCCGCGCGCGGTTGCGGCGTGCTGCTGGTGACGCCGCATCTGGGCAACTGGGAACTCGGCGGACCGTTCATGATCGAGCGCGGCCAGAAATTGCTGGTGCTGACGCAGGCCGAACCCGACGCCCGGCTGACCCAACTACGCCAGGAATCCCGCGCCCGTTGGGGCATTGAAACCCTCGTCGTCGGTGCCGATGCGTTCAGCTTCATCGAAATCATCAAGCGCCTGCAGGAGGGCGCGAGCGTGGCGTTGCTGGTGGACCGGCCCGCGCCCCAAACCGGCGTGACGGTGGAACTGTGCGGCCAGCCGTTTCAAGCCTCGATTGCCGCGGCGGAACTGGCCCGCGCATCGGGCTGCGCCATCGTGCCCGTTTACCTCGTGCGCGAGGGCCGTGACTACACGGCGCGCATGCTGCCGGAGGTGCGTTACGACCGGGCCGCCATCGGCAATCGCGCCGCGCGCATCCAGCTCACCCAGGAAATCATGCGTGCGTTGGAGCCGGCCATTCGCCAGCATGCCGCGCAGTGGTATCATTTCGTGCCCGTATGGAAGAAGGAATGA
- a CDS encoding methyltransferase domain-containing protein: protein MFLGPRSTQAEYFDLPGRSESEMLAALADLDRVNRFFLFAKPFEEVLPRWLGEQRCRHLEFLDVGAGSGLLGQTLSQWAKTRGWNWHFTNLDLHPVAPHLRHGARWVSGSALDLPFPNDSFDVVVASQMTHHLTDGEVVQHLREAWRVGREAVMISDLHRNAGLLAMLWLSTRLFGLSQPVREDALTSVRRGFQIDELRSLAQQAGLDGAHVWLYYGTRIILQARK, encoded by the coding sequence ATGTTTTTGGGTCCGCGCTCCACGCAAGCAGAATATTTCGACCTGCCGGGGCGGTCCGAATCCGAAATGCTCGCCGCCCTCGCCGACCTGGACCGCGTCAACCGCTTCTTTCTGTTCGCGAAACCGTTTGAGGAAGTGCTGCCCCGCTGGCTCGGCGAGCAACGCTGCCGCCACCTGGAATTTCTGGACGTCGGCGCCGGCTCGGGACTGCTGGGCCAGACGTTGTCCCAGTGGGCCAAGACTCGCGGCTGGAATTGGCACTTTACCAATCTGGATTTGCATCCGGTTGCGCCCCATCTGCGTCACGGCGCCCGCTGGGTCAGCGGCTCGGCGCTGGACCTGCCCTTTCCCAACGACAGCTTCGACGTCGTGGTCGCGTCGCAAATGACCCACCACCTGACGGATGGTGAAGTCGTGCAACATCTGCGCGAGGCGTGGCGGGTTGGCCGCGAAGCGGTCATGATTTCCGACCTGCACCGCAACGCGGGGCTGTTGGCGATGTTGTGGCTGTCCACGCGCCTCTTCGGCTTGTCGCAGCCCGTGCGGGAAGACGCGCTGACCTCGGTGCGGCGCGGTTTTCAGATCGATGAATTACGTTCGCTGGCGCAGCAGGCCGGACTGGACGGGGCGCACGTGTGGCTTTACTACGGCACACGGATCATTCTGCAGGCGCGGAAGTAA